The Lytechinus variegatus isolate NC3 chromosome 1, Lvar_3.0, whole genome shotgun sequence nucleotide sequence AGAAGGGGGATGTGGGGGCTTTgataatgttttctttttcaaatatgttcaggttatttatttatataacaTGAATATTTGCCTTATTATTTGTATaagttttcttttccttattctTTCAGGGAGAGGGCAGCACAGTTTGGTTTGAGTTCATCATTCAATACATCACTTGACATAAACCAAACCTTCCCACTTACTGAGCTACCAGCTTCTAAATCAGATCTTATTTCCAATGAACCTATTACAGGATGTACCTTAGAAAAGTTCAAAGGTAATGAACATTTTCAAAGCCatgtgatttgaaaaaaaaaacaagaaatttgaaattttataaaGTAACCAGTCTAATGATGAAGGCACTCCAGTAAAAGAGCTGTGATCAACGatggcatgaaaataattaaattgttgacttcagattttttttaatgaacagtAGAAGAAAAAATTGTATTCCTGACATTCAAAGCTAGTATGAAAATtagacaaaaaaagagagaaaaaaaattgtcttatttgcatacTGTTAGAATTATTTGCCTGAGTGTATTTGTCTATGTCATATGTGTATATGAACAGTGACAGTTGTGAAGTGATGGGCTATGTGTTTATGAAGATTCTTTTGGATTCAGataatgaataatcatgatCTTATTCTAAGAAAGGGCTGAGTTTTTGAGGTGTCAAAATATCCCAGTCTGTAGAGGGTTAATGGGAATTTATGACACCCTTAATTGTCAATACCCAGTCATTATGGTAGTATAAACAGAAATTTAGAAAGTCTTCTATTTCCTTCCACAGGGGACGAACTGAACTCTCTCAGCTTTACTGGGGGACTATGCAAGGGGTCGTTTGCTCCCACCCCtaccccaccaccaccaccacttaACATGTCCCTTGGTAGGTCTTGGTCATTTTACAACTTTGTTGGTGGAGCCCAGACAGGCATGGTCCTCCCTACAACAGTAAGGAATCCAAACAAGGCAATGCTGACTATAGAAGCACGTAGTACCAAGGTGAGCAAAGAACCTTAGTGGTTCTTAAAGAAGTATGAAAACAGTGGTTCTTACTGTTTGATTGAAAAATGGGGCCATAATTGTGTACATATTTGATAAGGATACCATCAGCTGCCTTGAATGTATGTTGATTCTATCATCCTTACATGTAATCACCCATCATATACACCAGTCAAGTTTATCAGTTCTAAAATTGTagaatttatcaatttttttttatttattaaattatttattcattcatttttgtctcgcctgcatagtagagtgagactataagtgtaggcgctgcttttccgacagcggcatcgtcaaaattgaaatcttaaccaaagttaagtttttgaaatggcatcataacttataaagtatatggacctagttcatgaaacttggacatacgagtacatgtaattaagtactactgaacatcctgcctgagtttaaggtcatttgaccaaggtcaaagatcagttagggtcaatgaactagaccatattggggaatcaatatcaaaatcttaaccaagcttaagtttttgaaatgttgtcataacttagaaagtatatggacctagttcatgaaactgagacataagggtaatagtgtatcactgaagTTCCTgctaagtttcaggtcacatgaccaaagtcaaaggtcacttaaGGTCAATGGACTTTCACCATGTAGGGGgcatttgtggaattgtcataaaagtttatggatctagttaatgaagagtaatcatgtatccctgaatatcctgtgcgtgtttcaggccACAAGACctagatcaaaggtcattttaaggtcaatgaactttggcggtatttgttgaattggcatcatgaCTTATAAAGTTTTTGGATCTACACGTATCAAGTATGTTTTGTACACGTCTTGGGTCATATGATTATGGTCAAAGGTATGTTGGGTCATGgtatttattatcatatgagttttttgtgaataattattcaatagctgatttcaaagtcagcactgttaCTGTATTGAATCAGAGCGttccacttttttaaaatttatttatttatctactcatttattatattttttttattcacttatttatttttttttactttgtttacaCAAGGTAACCTCATTAGTGaattaaagttttattttgggGCCCTGCACTAAAAGATGAAAGTTACAAACACTATCACAGTGCCATTTTATTGTGTGCTGACGTAAGGGATATTACAAGTTGAAGACACATGATATATCAATTAGATATATAATCAAGTTATCTCATTTGAAATTTAATGAAGTTTGGgaaatattgtttgatttagtagaaaatgaataatagtataaaaaatagtatcaaactaataaagaaaaatcatatatcTTTTCTTTCAGATTCTAGTTGCAAGTAAGATGGCTGGAGAACTATTTGGATATGACCCTCAAGAGTTGGTTGGGAAGAAAATGACTGATCTTCTCTCGCTTCCTGATAGAGACAGACCTCATGCTCTCATGGAAGAACATCTAGAATCTACTGGACAAGTGGTTATGGTCTCAGGACATGTGGTGAGTCGAACACAGGTTCAAGTCATGGACCGCTGATTCAGTGATGCATTTGAGGGTGTGTTTTTTCTTTCCAATGATTActttattatcaaattataaggaaatgtCCATGAAGAATATAAAGTTGTACTACACTTATTAATAAGACTCATTTCAATCATCGCTTGATATTTTTCAGCCATTTCGATATCATCAATACCAATTTATATATACCAGTATACAGTTCcttacctaggattttccaagggggggggcaaattcttcctccaaaaaatttgacaagaaaaaaaggtcttcaaccacaaatgaaggatttcgtaccagaaaaaaaaaatttgacaagcccaccccccccaaaaaaaaaggtcttcaagttcaaagtagtgggccacttgtggctcgtcagggatcattTTTACTCTTCAGGGGGGGCAGGCATACATCCcgtgcatgggttgtgactcgtcaggggggtaGGTATGCTAATGCCGGTATATACATTTTTGCTAACTTTACAATGACTTGAAACATGTGTACCTTCATATAGTTCTAACCAAACTTGCTATGATTATGAATTGAAAGCAGGAAAAAATGTATGTGGAAGATAGGTTGTCCACTACAGGAATCTATCAGATATCTTAACCcattgtttgctttatatacatgtatttataacaaGTTAAGTGTATTGAGACATTTTTCTGTTTATATTTGTTTAGTTTGACATCATGGACTCCAATGGTCTAGTCATTCCTGTCTCTCTCTGGATGAAAAAACTAACAGACGAAGAGAATCCAAAATGTCTGGTCGTCATGGAACCAGTTGAAAGGACATCGGGCAAAATTGTCTTTGATGTCACAGTAAGTGATTTCTAACCTATGAAATGTCATGCGCAGTGATTGGTAGTGCAATGATATAATTGAAAGACACTTCTNNNNNNNNNNNNNNNNNNNNNNNNNNNNNNNNNNNNNNNNNNNNNNNNNNNNNNNNNNNNNNNNNNNNNNNNNNNNNNNNNNNNNNNNNNNNNNNNNNNNNNNNNNNNNNNNNNNNNNNNNNNNNNNNNNNNNNNNNNNNNNNNNNNNNNNNNNNNNNNNNNNNNNNNNNNNNNNNNNNNNNNNNNNNNNNNNNNNNNNNNNNNNNNNNNNNNNNNNNNNNNNNNNNNNNNNNNNNNNNNNNNNNNNNNNNNNNNNNNNNNNNNNNNNNNNNNNNNNNNNNNNNNNNNNNNNNNNNNNNNNNNNNNNNNNNNNNNNNNNNNNNNNNNNNNNNNNNNNNNNNNNNNNNNNNNNNNNNNNNNNNNNNNNNNNNNNNNNNNNNNNNNNNNNNNNNNNNNNNNNNNNNNNNNNNNNNNNNNNNNNNNNNNNNNNNNNNNNNNNNNNNNNNNNNNNNNNNNNNNNNNNNNNNNNNNNNNNNNNNNNNNNNNNNNNNNNNNNNNNNCATATACATATATTCTTCAGGGTTTATTAACATTTGTATCTTGCGGCCAGTAACATTTGCACACAGtaatacattttacaaatatacaaacatCATATTATGATAAGTATAACATTAAAATCCATCACAAAATATCatatgaataaacaataataaatggtaattagaaaatgttgatggaaaaAACTATAATAGTAATCATTCAAATGTGACTTAATTCAGCAGGAAATTTAAATGGGAAAATAAAGGTGAAAAGAGAAGTGTAAAAATTGGAAAtgtaccccccaaaaaaaaaaaataataataataataaataaaaagaactaGAGGGAGGTAGAAAAGTAACAGGGAAAAACCAAAATGATGACCAACAAAATTACAGAACACCGATCAAAGTAGAAAGGATCCTTTAAGTAAAAATAGATGAAAGAATTAAactggaaataaataaaacaagaggggagggggagaaaacagacagacagaaagaaagaaagaaagaaagaaagaaagaaagaaaaaagataacagATGAAGGagagaggagaagaaaaagcaGGTTGACATGAGAAACCAAACTAGAAGAACTTACCCTCCTTAATAGAGACGATCCTATGATCACCATCTCGTATCTTAGTACAGAGTATACTTGGAAAATCTTCAAACATTTGATGAAATCTCTTATATGCACCTTCATCAGGAAATGCAACACTAAGGTTTGCCTGGATATCATCTGGCATGTTAAAGATTTCCTTCACTAGTAAGGGAATGGCCGATTCCAGTCtagaatttaatgaaaaataataactcTCTATTCGATTATCAATGGCCAACAGAAGAGAATCACTGTTCTGGTGACATTGCAAAATGGTATAAATGTGTGCTAGTTTAGACTGGTTCAGACACACTGCATCGCTGGGATGTTAAAATCTTGCCTCTCAAAATAAGTATCTCAAAACAATTAAGTCAGCTAAGAAAAGCTGTATTTCAAAATATGGCAATGgtgatatatattatattggctaatttttaattttttcatataagAGGCTGTAACACCCTGGTGGTGACGTTTTTTTACACACTTGTTTTTCAAATCTGATAAGTTAACAGTTATGGTATTCTATACCATGATCAATATGGTAAGTTTTGATCAGCTTGAAGACTGTTTTGAAAAACTGTGAATAACTCTATGGTATATTTAAAAGGTGGGTGCAGGATGTCCCCAATCCCCTTCTCAAACCATGCAAATGGCCAGTTAGACAAATTACAATCAAAAATTAATTCCAGTTTACAGATTTAAAAATCAAAGCCAATGTCAATTGATTTATAcacaaatcacaaacatgaaccATTTAGTAGCGTGATACTGACTCAGAAAAGGCATGTAAGTGTTGTATCAATAACCCATTTCTCATATTTAATCTCAAAAGTTGAACaggggagaggggaggggacAAAACTAATTCACCTTGGAATAACCTGATCAGAGAAGTAGAATCTCTCAGGCAGAGCATGAATATCAAACATGACAATCTGAGCTGGTCCCCGAGCCGTTGAAGGAATAGCAGAAAGCAGCATTGCCAGAACCTagtaacaaaaataatcatatcaaaaatgaatataagtTTGTAGTATTGCAtacaattatatttcaaaatattcaaatattttctatcCATGTAGTCCTATGAATCATGACATCTACTCTGCTTTAATGTcaaaattaattgtaaaataagcttctcttttcatctttaaagaaatatatcttattCTCTCTTTGCACTTTTGATAACAGGTACATTCTTACATACTGATccaatataaaaacaatcaataaatcaataccTTAGCTGTAGCTATTTGTCCTTCTGTATCTATCCTCTCCATAGTACCGGTGGGAAAATAGGGTAGAATAAATTTGAATGATCTGGCTAAATACCTACATTGAtggaaaaattttaaaaaagagaacATTAATTTCTAAAAGGTTAGAAAATGGCAGATATATCAAACTAAGACTGGTATTCACTGATTACACAAGTGGAACGattctggcagtctcgcctgcattacgcagttcgatatagcagcagtgctgactttaaaaaaaaacagctattgaataactATTCACAAAAGATAATAATCATACAgtggggcgtttcatgaaaggacttgtcggacgttttatccgacagttaccacagaaacagtacctctcagccaatcaacgtcagagaaagatgtcagatctgacaacttgtcggatgaaaatgttgatgaaacactcccctggtgtatgaaaataaaataccatgtccattgacccaacatgacctttgactacgatcatgtgacctaagatgtGTGCAAACCAATCATTCATACTTAATTACCCTTaggtctatgtttcatgaatgaCATCTGTAGATTCATAAACTAGCTGT carries:
- the LOC121432268 gene encoding uncharacterized protein LOC121432268 — protein: MAEELNKLRAGEALTMATKDAAGGSSTSPLRMQALKSPIPRQSSLPVRANSPARMHQLINRNILSFPGKIPSGPQSFSQSFGGTMRKKDQFGTPSYPSPLDRIRTGKRERAAQFGLSSSFNTSLDINQTFPLTELPASKSDLISNEPITGCTLEKFKGDELNSLSFTGGLCKGSFAPTPTPPPPPLNMSLGRSWSFYNFVGGAQTGMVLPTTVRNPNKAMLTIEARSTKILVASKMAGELFGYDPQELVGKKMTDLLSLPDRDRPHALMEEHLESTGQVVMVSGHVFDIMDSNGLVIPVSLWMKKLTDEENPKCLVVMEPVERTSGKIVFDVTVSDF
- the LOC121427969 gene encoding ribose-phosphate pyrophosphokinase 3, mitochondrial-like, with the translated sequence MASSVRSALLFCHPSMEGLAEDIAKKCCAANSEPFIPVVTPVSPFSFAESAAEERRLKKFQQVQFVKTIQWDKFKDGWPNLFIEKVRECAGRDVIFLGSFHSPEVVFEQLSIIYHMPRYLARSFKFILPYFPTGTMERIDTEGQIATAKVLAMLLSAIPSTARGPAQIVMFDIHALPERFYFSDQVIPRLESAIPLLVKEIFNMPDDIQANLSVAFPDEGAYKRFHQMFEDFPSILCTKIRDGDHRIVSIKEGKFF